Proteins co-encoded in one Nicotiana sylvestris chromosome 7, ASM39365v2, whole genome shotgun sequence genomic window:
- the LOC104238977 gene encoding uncharacterized protein — protein sequence MKLIARLRSIHACTSLREIIGPLQSRSFQPDFVPRDPNAKPKRYKYPAVYEPYGPRAPPSDKIVQLAERIAALPPEERRQIGPTLREILRHPNLKQISVEGMDLGAMGGAGGGPAKAEEKKAEKTAFDVKLEKFDAAAKIKVIKEVRSFTSLGLKEAKDLVEKVPAILKQGVTKEEANEIIEKIKAAGGVAVME from the coding sequence ATGAAGCTCATTGCACGGTTAAGATCCATccatgcttgtacatctcttcgCGAAATTATAGGGCCTCTGCAGTCTCGTTCGTTTCAACCTGATTTTGTTCCCAGAGATCCCAATGCCAAGCCCAAGAGATATAAATATCCTGCTGTCTATGAACCATATGGCCCTAGGGCCCCACCATCAGACAAGATAGTTCAGCTTGCTGAACGTATTGCTGCCCTACCCCCCGAAGAGCGTAGACAGATTGGTCCTACGCTCAGGGAGATACTAAGGCATCCTAATTTGAAACAAATTTCAGTGGAAGGCATGGATTTGGGTGCAATGGGAGGAGCAGGGGGTGGACCGGCAAAGGCTGAGGAGAAGAAGGCAGAGAAGACGGCATTTGATGTCAAGTTGGAGAAATTTGATGCAGCTGCAAAAATCAAGGTGATCAAAGAGGTTCGATCCTTCACTAGTCTAGGTTTGAAGGAAGCCAAGGACCTGGTCGAAAAAGTGCCTGCTATACTTAAGCAAGGAGTAACAAAAGAGGAGGCTAATGAAATAATAGAAAAGATCAAAGCTGCTGGAGGAGTTGCAGTTATGGAGTAG